One window from the genome of Dermacentor silvarum isolate Dsil-2018 chromosome 5, BIME_Dsil_1.4, whole genome shotgun sequence encodes:
- the LOC119453531 gene encoding ethanolamine-phosphate cytidylyltransferase isoform X1, with translation MSGEPVDDGLVRVWCDGCYDMVHFGHANQLRQAKAMGDYLVVGVHTDEEIKNHKGPPVFTEQERYKMVRAIKWVDEVVEGAPYITTLETLDKYKCNFCVHGDDITLDASGEDTYRYVKESGRYKECKRTAGISTTDLVGRMLLMTKQHHHRGAKEYGVDKEHAGNISKFSGFDEGLTTACINGNGDSTTHSPWTGISQFLPTTQKIIQFAEGKEPKSTDRIVYVAGAFDLFHVGYLDFLEKAKAEGDYLIVGLHTDPVVNRYKGYNYPIMNLHERVLSVLACKYVNEVVIGAPYSVTTDLMEHFRVHVVCHGKTPIMQDVDGSDPYAEPKRVGKFKILDSKNKLTTHDLVQRIIRNRLQYENRNYEKERKEMAVYDAWLLSQQNNHVGNNNIGE, from the exons ATGAGTGGGGAACCGGTGGACGACGGTCTCGTCCGAGTGTGGTGCGACGGATG CTACGACATGGTGCATTTCGGGCATGCCAATCAACTCCGTCAG GCCAAGGCGATGGGCGACTACCTGGTCGTGGGAGTCCACACTGATG AGGAGATCAAGAACCACAAGGGACCACCCGTGTTCACCGAGCAGGAGAGATACAAGATGGTTCGTGCCATCAAGTGGGTTGACGAG GTCGTCGAGGGTGCACCCTACATCACGACTTTAGAAACCTTGGACAAGTACAAGTGCAACTTCTGTGTTCATGGAG ATGACATCACGTTGGATGCGTCTGGAGAAGACACCTACCGCTACGTCAAAGAGAGTGGTCGTTACAA AGAGTGCAAACGGACAGCAGGAATTTCAACCACAGATCTTGTTGGCCG CATGCTGCTGATGACCAAGCAACATCACCACAGAGGTGCGAAGGAGTATGGCGTGGACAAGGAACATGCAGGCAACATCAGCAAG TTCTCTGGTTTTGATGAAGGTCTAACCACAGCCTGCATCAATGGAAACGGC GACTCCACGACGCATAGCCCGTGGACCGGAATCTCCCAGTTTCTGCCGACGACGCAGAAAATCATACAGTTTGCCGAGGGCAAGGAGCCAAAG AGCACAGATCGCATTGTTTACGTGGCAGGAGCCTTTGACCTTTTTC ATGTGGGCTACTTGGATTTCTTGGAGAAGGCCAAGGCCGAGGGTGACTACCTCATCGTCGGGCTCCACACAGACCCT GTGGTGAACAGGTACAAAGGTTACAACTACCCCATCATGAACCTCCACGAGCGTGTTCTGAGCGTCTTGGCTTGCAAG TATGTCAACGAAGTGGTCATAGGAGCTCCTTACTCGGTCACTACAGACCTCATGGAGCATTTCCGT GTTCACGTGGTCTGCCATGGGAAGACTCCGATCATGCAAGATGTGGATGGCAGTGACCCCTATGCT GAGCCCAAGCGTGTTGGCAAGTTCAAGATACTGGACAGCAAAAACAAGCTCACAACACACGACCTGGTGCAGCGCATCATACGGAATCGGCTGCAGTACGAGAATCGCAACTATGAGAAAGAACGCAAGGAGATGGCTGTCTACGACGCTTGGCTCCTGAGTCAGCAAAACAACCACGTGGGGAACAACAACATTGGCGAATGA
- the LOC119453531 gene encoding ethanolamine-phosphate cytidylyltransferase isoform X2, whose protein sequence is MSGEPVDDGLVRVWCDGCYDMVHFGHANQLRQAKAMGDYLVVGVHTDEEIKNHKGPPVFTEQERYKMVRAIKWVDEVVEGAPYITTLETLDKYKCNFCVHGDDITLDASGEDTYRYVKESGRYKECKRTAGISTTDLVGRMLLMTKQHHHRGAKEYGVDKEHAGNISKDSTTHSPWTGISQFLPTTQKIIQFAEGKEPKSTDRIVYVAGAFDLFHVGYLDFLEKAKAEGDYLIVGLHTDPVVNRYKGYNYPIMNLHERVLSVLACKYVNEVVIGAPYSVTTDLMEHFRVHVVCHGKTPIMQDVDGSDPYAEPKRVGKFKILDSKNKLTTHDLVQRIIRNRLQYENRNYEKERKEMAVYDAWLLSQQNNHVGNNNIGE, encoded by the exons ATGAGTGGGGAACCGGTGGACGACGGTCTCGTCCGAGTGTGGTGCGACGGATG CTACGACATGGTGCATTTCGGGCATGCCAATCAACTCCGTCAG GCCAAGGCGATGGGCGACTACCTGGTCGTGGGAGTCCACACTGATG AGGAGATCAAGAACCACAAGGGACCACCCGTGTTCACCGAGCAGGAGAGATACAAGATGGTTCGTGCCATCAAGTGGGTTGACGAG GTCGTCGAGGGTGCACCCTACATCACGACTTTAGAAACCTTGGACAAGTACAAGTGCAACTTCTGTGTTCATGGAG ATGACATCACGTTGGATGCGTCTGGAGAAGACACCTACCGCTACGTCAAAGAGAGTGGTCGTTACAA AGAGTGCAAACGGACAGCAGGAATTTCAACCACAGATCTTGTTGGCCG CATGCTGCTGATGACCAAGCAACATCACCACAGAGGTGCGAAGGAGTATGGCGTGGACAAGGAACATGCAGGCAACATCAGCAAG GACTCCACGACGCATAGCCCGTGGACCGGAATCTCCCAGTTTCTGCCGACGACGCAGAAAATCATACAGTTTGCCGAGGGCAAGGAGCCAAAG AGCACAGATCGCATTGTTTACGTGGCAGGAGCCTTTGACCTTTTTC ATGTGGGCTACTTGGATTTCTTGGAGAAGGCCAAGGCCGAGGGTGACTACCTCATCGTCGGGCTCCACACAGACCCT GTGGTGAACAGGTACAAAGGTTACAACTACCCCATCATGAACCTCCACGAGCGTGTTCTGAGCGTCTTGGCTTGCAAG TATGTCAACGAAGTGGTCATAGGAGCTCCTTACTCGGTCACTACAGACCTCATGGAGCATTTCCGT GTTCACGTGGTCTGCCATGGGAAGACTCCGATCATGCAAGATGTGGATGGCAGTGACCCCTATGCT GAGCCCAAGCGTGTTGGCAAGTTCAAGATACTGGACAGCAAAAACAAGCTCACAACACACGACCTGGTGCAGCGCATCATACGGAATCGGCTGCAGTACGAGAATCGCAACTATGAGAAAGAACGCAAGGAGATGGCTGTCTACGACGCTTGGCTCCTGAGTCAGCAAAACAACCACGTGGGGAACAACAACATTGGCGAATGA